From the genome of Oceanidesulfovibrio indonesiensis, one region includes:
- a CDS encoding efflux RND transporter periplasmic adaptor subunit, which yields MKKIAGPAVGVIGLVLLILWSGGFLDTDRIGPDTALTARVPRTYEGETPPTAQAERTEIVDWYEAVGTVRPRTETRVEAQVTAIIQEINVDPGDSVGKEDVLIVLDDRQLRSRMEQARRQMESARAGVEQAEQGVQAAQASFDRANSQYRRIRSLFEERAVAESELDQAEAEYLRARAGLEEARKGLAAAQATLEQASEAVQEAEIALSYATIQAHEAGVITERMADPGDLAVPGKPLLVMRTGANIRLEALVRESLIGKIRPGLEFPLRIPALGLTITGVVDEVVPSADPQTRTFLVKVSMPEQPGVYPGMFGRLLIPMGTRDAVLVPPQALRRIGQLETVIIRKPEGDGWRTVFVTTGRTNATAVEVLSGLQGGEVVALPQPPSAEPDVEMPAEEGANG from the coding sequence ATGAAAAAAATCGCCGGTCCTGCCGTCGGCGTCATCGGTCTCGTGCTTCTGATTCTCTGGTCCGGAGGATTTCTGGACACCGACAGAATCGGACCGGACACTGCACTCACGGCCAGGGTGCCGCGCACGTATGAAGGCGAGACCCCGCCTACCGCCCAGGCGGAGCGGACCGAGATCGTGGACTGGTACGAGGCCGTGGGCACGGTGCGGCCGCGCACCGAGACGCGAGTGGAAGCGCAGGTTACGGCGATCATTCAGGAAATCAACGTGGATCCGGGCGACAGCGTGGGCAAGGAAGACGTGCTTATCGTGCTGGACGACAGGCAACTGCGGTCCAGGATGGAGCAGGCCAGGCGGCAGATGGAGTCGGCGCGGGCAGGCGTTGAGCAGGCCGAGCAGGGCGTGCAGGCTGCGCAGGCTTCCTTTGATCGCGCCAACTCACAGTACCGCCGTATTCGGTCACTTTTTGAGGAACGGGCCGTGGCCGAGAGCGAACTGGACCAGGCCGAAGCCGAGTATCTGCGCGCCAGGGCCGGGCTGGAGGAGGCGCGCAAGGGCCTGGCCGCGGCGCAAGCCACCCTGGAACAAGCCAGCGAGGCGGTGCAGGAAGCGGAAATCGCTTTGTCTTACGCCACAATCCAGGCCCACGAGGCCGGCGTCATCACTGAACGCATGGCCGACCCCGGCGACCTGGCCGTACCGGGGAAGCCGCTGCTGGTCATGCGCACGGGCGCGAACATTCGCCTGGAGGCGCTGGTGCGCGAGAGCCTCATCGGCAAGATCCGACCGGGTCTGGAATTTCCCCTGCGCATCCCGGCGCTGGGTCTCACCATAACCGGCGTGGTGGACGAAGTGGTGCCCTCGGCCGATCCGCAGACCCGCACGTTCCTCGTCAAAGTCTCCATGCCGGAGCAGCCGGGCGTCTATCCCGGCATGTTCGGCCGTCTGCTCATCCCCATGGGCACGCGCGACGCCGTGCTGGTGCCGCCGCAGGCTCTGCGCCGGATCGGGCAGCTGGAAACGGTCATCATCCGTAAGCCGGAAGGCGATGGCTGGCGCACCGTGTTCGTGACCACAGGACGGACCAACGCCACGGCCGTGGAGGTGCTCTCCGGCCTGCAAGGCGGCGAAGTGGTGGCCTTGCCGCAACCGCCGTCCGCCGAACCGGATGTGGAGATGCCTGCCGAGGAGGGCGCCAATGGCTGA